Proteins encoded in a region of the Nocardia asteroides genome:
- a CDS encoding esterase-like activity of phytase family protein: protein MLAAVPRRSHRVLIASCALALASAPSAAADLAGGHSVRLLGEQVIASGLEFEGTTVGGLSGIDYSAHTGAFVLISDDRSNKDPARYYTARIEVGDRGVGPVTFTGTRPLLTVRGAHYAPMSVDPEEIRVDSWTGDYYWTQEGERDGAVLADPSVRIAHPDGSYAGELPIPENERMRAGSGPRQNQALEAATFLAAGTLFVTATEGPLLPDGPAATTTNGARARITVQARSGPLLAQYAYPMEPAFAGASPEPARGGNGIVSLLAADPLDPAKVLVLERSYAPDAGNKVRLYEADLSAATNILDAPIGPARPVAKRLVVDLDHVGLAAIDNVEGMTWGPRLPSGERTLVLVSDDNFDSRQVTQVIALALA, encoded by the coding sequence ATGTTGGCAGCCGTGCCGAGACGTAGTCACCGTGTTCTGATCGCCAGTTGTGCCCTAGCGCTCGCCTCGGCGCCGTCGGCTGCCGCCGATCTCGCGGGCGGCCACTCGGTGCGGTTGCTGGGCGAGCAGGTGATCGCATCGGGCCTGGAATTCGAGGGCACCACCGTCGGTGGGCTCTCCGGGATCGATTACTCGGCACACACCGGTGCATTCGTGCTGATCAGCGACGATCGGTCGAACAAGGACCCCGCCCGGTACTACACCGCGCGTATCGAGGTCGGCGATCGCGGGGTCGGCCCGGTCACGTTCACCGGCACGCGACCGCTGCTGACCGTTAGGGGCGCCCACTACGCGCCGATGTCGGTGGACCCGGAAGAGATCCGGGTCGATTCGTGGACCGGCGACTACTACTGGACGCAGGAAGGCGAGCGGGACGGCGCCGTGCTCGCGGACCCGTCGGTGCGGATCGCGCACCCGGACGGCTCGTATGCCGGTGAGCTGCCGATTCCGGAGAACGAACGGATGCGGGCAGGCTCGGGTCCCCGGCAGAACCAGGCGCTGGAGGCGGCGACCTTCCTCGCCGCGGGCACGCTGTTCGTGACCGCCACGGAAGGGCCGCTGTTGCCGGACGGACCGGCGGCTACCACCACGAACGGAGCGCGCGCGCGGATCACCGTCCAGGCTCGATCCGGACCTCTGCTCGCCCAGTACGCGTATCCGATGGAGCCGGCCTTCGCCGGGGCGAGTCCCGAGCCCGCCCGTGGCGGGAACGGGATCGTTTCCCTCCTTGCGGCCGATCCGCTGGATCCGGCGAAAGTCCTTGTGCTGGAACGCTCCTACGCTCCTGACGCAGGAAACAAGGTTCGCCTCTACGAGGCCGATCTGAGTGCCGCGACCAATATTCTCGATGCCCCGATCGGTCCCGCCCGCCCGGTGGCCAAGCGGCTGGTCGTCGACCTCGACCACGTCGGACTCGCCGCCATCGACAATGTGGAGGGCATGACCTGGGGTCCCCGCCTGCCCTCCGGCGAGCGAACCCTCGTTCTGGTCAGCGACGACAATTTCGACAGCCGCCAGGTCACCCAGGTCATCGCCCTCGCCCTCGCCTAG
- a CDS encoding protein kinase produces the protein MNPQTRSGRVGPDATAAEANTQRQPPLAIADELEAMGLSGAVEIGRGGFGVVYRCVQTALDRVVAVKVLSSEIDAESRERFLREEQAMGKLSGHPNIVDILQVDVTLTGMPLIVMPYCTHGSLEKLIRDQGPLTWADSLRAGVKLAGAIESAHRARILHRDVKPANVLLSGYGEPQLTDFGIARIPGGFRTSSSMITGSPAFTAPEVLKGDEPTIRSDVYGLGSTLFALLTGHAAFERQAGERVVAQFLRITTQPVPDLREQDIPPDVADVIEQAMSPNPRDRPASAYEFGEMLRAVQRSHDQLPDDMALLDTTQEPEPTTHTAVGGPTVAWTGSRPAVTARRSWPLTLRPVVSQHSGATTTPPTAVTKFRPPTPTREPIPRPRLLDILRGGGRRRLAVIHAPAGFGKSTLAAQWRAELAEGSAAVAWIGIDRDDDNEIWLLAHLIQAIRRVHPDVGAGLDQVLEERPADAVAFVVPTLIEEIHTAGKTVVVIVEDWHRITDAGAHRAMEALLDNGCHHLRFVVTSREQSGLPTGRMRVHDELVEIGSAALRLTEAETRQILVDRNGFDLTPDQVTEIHTATDGWPAAIQLVGLSLRGNADPAQLIATLSEGNHGIREYLAENVLDTLEPRMLEFLMSIAVTERVCGSLAAALSGESDAEQLLEQAEQRELFLRRIEHDPEWFRLQPLFAEHLRTRLDRVHPGKLKSLHRKASRWYAEHQLLRKSVDHALAATDLKMALDLLESGGMDLIDGSRLATLLGSVSKLPMQQVASRSKLLIAVARANVNLQQSGAARNALGRLSNILARGSTGDADVRLQRCQAAVLAASDQIARDHTEGVLDRVADCLQHPDDLPAWTVSTAANLTTFVHLCGFDFEGARQTQAWAQEYHERSKDPLGLVFGRCGEGAAAYEQLDVATATRCFQQAWDSAHERSGPRSHAVRVTAALLGEMSYRRGDLETADRLLDESHELVTRVGPVDFLISTFVVGARVKAVRGDLFTAATRLDEGARIAADNRLPRLAAHIRAERLRLGMPMEAADRRYTDPSEHTPLQAGHRLTGAALLTAEAEELAAIRVLLVEHRIGSDDRAVRRARALYGHTLEKDRPRAQLDAALLLAECLAASGWVGEATNLLLPSVATCADLGWTRPLLDAGPGVVGILRVLHADLPASAQVGDIELPAPFLAELLNEAGSQAY, from the coding sequence ATGAATCCACAGACGCGTTCGGGCCGGGTGGGTCCCGATGCGACTGCGGCCGAAGCGAACACACAGCGGCAGCCGCCTCTCGCGATCGCCGACGAACTGGAGGCGATGGGCCTGTCCGGTGCGGTGGAAATCGGCCGCGGCGGGTTCGGGGTGGTGTATCGCTGCGTTCAGACCGCGTTGGACCGGGTGGTCGCGGTCAAGGTCCTCTCTTCGGAGATCGACGCGGAGAGCCGGGAGCGGTTCCTGCGCGAGGAACAAGCCATGGGCAAGCTGTCCGGCCACCCGAATATCGTCGACATCCTCCAGGTGGACGTCACGCTGACCGGAATGCCGCTGATCGTCATGCCGTACTGCACTCACGGGTCGCTGGAGAAACTGATCCGCGATCAAGGCCCCTTGACCTGGGCCGACTCTCTGCGAGCCGGTGTCAAGCTTGCGGGCGCGATCGAGAGCGCGCACCGCGCCCGAATCCTGCACCGGGACGTGAAACCGGCCAACGTCCTGCTCAGCGGCTACGGCGAGCCGCAGTTGACCGATTTCGGCATCGCCCGCATCCCGGGCGGGTTCCGCACCTCGAGCAGCATGATCACCGGTTCGCCCGCGTTCACCGCGCCGGAGGTCCTCAAGGGCGACGAGCCGACCATCCGCTCCGATGTCTACGGCCTGGGCTCGACGTTGTTCGCCTTGCTCACCGGGCACGCGGCCTTCGAACGGCAGGCGGGTGAGCGGGTGGTCGCGCAGTTTCTGCGCATCACCACGCAGCCGGTGCCCGACCTGCGCGAACAGGACATTCCGCCGGATGTGGCCGACGTCATCGAACAGGCCATGTCCCCGAATCCGCGGGATCGCCCGGCCAGCGCCTACGAGTTCGGCGAGATGCTGCGCGCGGTGCAGCGCAGCCACGACCAGTTGCCGGACGATATGGCGCTGCTGGACACCACGCAAGAGCCCGAACCGACGACCCATACCGCTGTCGGCGGTCCGACCGTGGCGTGGACCGGCTCCCGCCCCGCTGTCACCGCGCGGCGCAGCTGGCCGCTGACGCTGCGGCCGGTCGTCTCGCAGCATTCGGGCGCGACCACGACGCCGCCGACGGCCGTCACCAAATTCCGTCCCCCCACACCGACACGGGAGCCGATACCGCGGCCGCGTCTGCTGGACATCCTGCGCGGAGGCGGGCGGCGCAGGCTGGCGGTGATCCACGCTCCCGCGGGATTCGGCAAGAGCACGCTGGCCGCGCAGTGGCGCGCCGAACTCGCCGAAGGCTCAGCCGCGGTCGCCTGGATCGGCATCGACCGCGACGACGACAACGAGATCTGGCTGCTGGCCCACCTCATCCAGGCGATCCGCCGGGTGCATCCGGACGTCGGCGCCGGTCTGGACCAGGTACTGGAGGAGCGGCCCGCCGACGCCGTCGCGTTCGTCGTCCCCACGCTCATCGAAGAGATCCATACCGCGGGCAAGACGGTCGTGGTGATCGTGGAGGACTGGCATCGGATCACCGACGCGGGCGCGCATCGCGCGATGGAGGCCCTGCTGGACAACGGCTGCCACCACCTGCGTTTCGTCGTGACCAGCCGGGAGCAGTCCGGCCTGCCGACGGGGCGGATGCGGGTGCACGACGAGCTCGTCGAGATCGGCTCGGCCGCATTGCGCCTGACCGAGGCGGAGACCCGGCAGATCCTGGTCGACCGCAACGGGTTCGACCTGACCCCGGACCAGGTGACCGAGATCCACACCGCCACCGATGGCTGGCCCGCTGCCATCCAGCTGGTCGGGCTGTCCCTGCGCGGCAACGCCGACCCCGCCCAGCTGATCGCCACACTCTCCGAGGGCAATCACGGCATCCGCGAATACCTCGCCGAGAACGTGCTGGACACCTTGGAACCGAGGATGCTCGAGTTCCTGATGTCGATCGCGGTGACCGAGCGGGTCTGCGGTTCGCTCGCCGCGGCGCTGTCCGGGGAGTCGGACGCCGAACAGTTGCTCGAGCAGGCCGAGCAACGCGAGCTGTTCCTGCGGCGCATCGAGCACGACCCGGAGTGGTTCCGGCTGCAGCCGCTGTTCGCCGAGCATCTGCGCACCCGGCTCGACCGCGTCCACCCCGGGAAGCTGAAGTCGCTGCACCGCAAGGCTTCGCGCTGGTACGCCGAGCATCAGCTGTTGCGCAAGTCGGTCGATCACGCGCTCGCCGCGACCGACCTGAAGATGGCGTTGGACCTGCTCGAGAGCGGCGGGATGGACCTGATCGACGGTTCCCGGCTGGCCACGCTGCTGGGCAGCGTTTCGAAACTGCCCATGCAACAGGTCGCGTCGCGCTCCAAGCTGTTGATCGCGGTGGCCAGGGCGAACGTCAACTTGCAGCAGTCCGGCGCGGCGCGCAACGCGCTCGGCAGGCTGTCGAACATCCTGGCCCGGGGCTCCACCGGTGACGCCGACGTGCGCCTGCAGCGCTGTCAGGCCGCGGTGCTGGCCGCTTCCGACCAGATCGCGCGCGACCACACCGAGGGCGTCCTGGATCGGGTCGCCGACTGTCTCCAGCATCCGGACGACCTACCCGCATGGACGGTCTCGACCGCGGCGAACCTGACGACGTTCGTGCACCTGTGCGGGTTCGACTTCGAGGGCGCCAGGCAGACACAGGCTTGGGCGCAGGAGTACCACGAACGCTCGAAGGATCCGCTGGGCCTGGTCTTCGGCCGCTGCGGCGAAGGCGCGGCTGCCTACGAGCAACTCGACGTCGCCACCGCCACCCGCTGCTTCCAGCAGGCCTGGGATTCCGCGCACGAGCGCTCGGGTCCGCGCTCGCACGCGGTGCGCGTGACCGCCGCGCTGCTCGGCGAGATGAGCTACCGCCGCGGGGATCTGGAGACCGCCGACCGGCTGCTCGACGAGAGCCACGAACTGGTCACCCGGGTCGGACCGGTGGACTTCCTGATCTCGACCTTCGTCGTCGGCGCCCGGGTCAAAGCGGTCCGCGGCGATCTGTTCACCGCCGCCACGCGGCTGGACGAGGGCGCGCGCATCGCCGCCGACAACAGGCTGCCGCGGCTGGCCGCGCACATCCGGGCGGAACGTCTGCGGCTGGGCATGCCGATGGAGGCCGCGGATCGCCGATACACCGATCCCAGCGAGCACACGCCGCTGCAAGCGGGTCATCGGCTGACCGGCGCCGCCCTGCTCACCGCCGAGGCGGAGGAACTCGCCGCGATCCGCGTGCTGCTCGTCGAACATCGGATCGGTTCCGACGACCGGGCGGTGCGCCGTGCCCGCGCGCTGTACGGCCACACGCTCGAGAAGGACCGCCCGCGCGCGCAATTGGACGCCGCGCTACTACTCGCGGAATGCCTGGCCGCCTCGGGCTGGGTGGGCGAGGCCACCAACCTGCTATTGCCCTCCGTCGCGACCTGCGCCGACCTCGGCTGGACCAGGCCGCTGCTGGACGCGGGCCCCGGCGTGGTCGGCATCCTGCGCGTGCTGCACGCCGACCTGCCCGCGTCGGCGCAGGTCGGTGACATCGAGCTACCCGCCCCGTTTTTGGCCGAACTCCTGAACGAGGCGGGCAGCCAGGCCTACTGA